The following are from one region of the Ignavibacteriota bacterium genome:
- a CDS encoding PEGA domain-containing protein, whose protein sequence is MITFIHKIKINFLKTTVSVFLVSLIVLPGCDKEVSRSPVESEAPNGFIYINSTPVGFTIFQNGRNTGRLTPDSISYIEAGDYELTFKKKYFKDTLIVVSLGEDEKINLFVDIASNSSMLGNLFLNTSPSGAEILINDSATGLVTPATFSNLLPGEYSVKFKLPNHRDKEINAIVQSSKTSNYVEALRDTSVWVDYQFFNSGIPTNFLTAVLVDNNNVKWIGSLDKGLIRYDEINFTNYDRTNSAIPANKINCIQADNQNRIWVGTDFGIGILDGSSWFTYNRSNSGLSSEIINSIKFDNAGNVWIGTSADLVKFNGVNWTSYNEPNSLDWINDIYVETESRLWLGTKTGGIFVFEDEIFKSVSKYNYNYPSLTISSIDRDLFNNFWFCFLPDTSGRAGVSYYNMSNFTNYFPGTSQNTFNNIFVDDENNKWIAASEGLIKYDAQNNFSAFTTSNSLITSNIIKASSRDENGIVWITTSVGGLNKYKPPR, encoded by the coding sequence TTGATAACTTTTATTCATAAAATCAAAATAAATTTTTTAAAAACAACCGTATCGGTATTCCTGGTATCATTAATTGTCCTGCCTGGATGTGATAAGGAAGTTTCGCGTTCGCCTGTTGAGTCGGAAGCACCAAATGGTTTTATTTATATAAATTCCACTCCGGTTGGATTTACAATATTCCAGAATGGTCGGAATACCGGCAGATTAACACCTGATAGTATTTCATACATAGAAGCAGGTGATTATGAACTAACATTCAAAAAAAAATATTTTAAAGATACTTTAATTGTTGTAAGTCTTGGTGAGGATGAGAAAATTAATTTATTTGTTGATATTGCATCTAATTCCTCAATGCTTGGAAATTTATTCCTGAACACTTCGCCTAGTGGAGCTGAAATTCTTATTAATGATTCTGCGACTGGTTTGGTTACACCTGCAACTTTTTCAAATTTACTTCCGGGAGAATATTCTGTTAAATTCAAACTACCGAACCACAGAGACAAAGAAATAAATGCAATAGTGCAAAGCAGCAAAACCAGCAATTATGTCGAAGCACTCAGAGATACTTCGGTCTGGGTGGATTATCAGTTTTTTAATTCAGGGATTCCTACTAATTTCTTAACTGCAGTTTTAGTTGATAACAATAACGTAAAATGGATAGGGTCGCTTGATAAAGGTTTAATAAGATATGATGAAATAAATTTTACAAACTACGATCGTACAAATTCTGCAATTCCTGCTAACAAAATAAATTGTATTCAAGCTGATAATCAGAATCGGATTTGGGTCGGGACCGATTTTGGAATTGGAATTCTTGACGGCAGCAGCTGGTTTACTTATAACAGATCAAACTCCGGTCTATCTTCAGAAATAATAAATTCTATAAAATTTGATAACGCAGGAAATGTATGGATAGGAACTTCGGCTGACCTGGTAAAATTCAACGGTGTTAATTGGACTTCATACAACGAACCAAACAGTCTTGATTGGATAAATGATATTTATGTTGAAACTGAATCGAGATTGTGGTTAGGAACAAAAACTGGTGGCATTTTCGTTTTTGAGGATGAAATATTTAAATCGGTTTCAAAATATAATTATAACTATCCATCTCTTACTATCAGTTCGATAGATCGAGATTTATTTAATAATTTTTGGTTTTGCTTTTTACCGGATACTTCGGGCAGAGCTGGTGTTTCTTATTACAATATGAGCAATTTTACAAATTATTTTCCTGGCACATCACAAAACACATTCAACAATATTTTTGTTGATGATGAAAATAATAAATGGATAGCTGCTTCAGAAGGTTTGATTAAGTATGATGCACAAAATAATTTTTCAGCATTCACAACAAGTAATTCTTTAATCACTTCGAATATAATAAAAGCTTCTTCACGCGATGAAAACGGAATCGTCTGGATTACCACATCAGTTGGTGGATTGAACAAATACAAACCTCCCCGATAA
- a CDS encoding DUF4249 family protein, whose product MKRLNSLLLVIIISFLFISCEEDFNPYGDYVERFAFTCILKNDQQYQSATLFRSYRPDGFDPSTYTEDPFVAGADIRVWYNDSVFVFRDTSVARIDTSRYKTPFRYYYNDKFSVGSKKSVELEVLLPNGKRLRSSTVSPGQVNFDDDSDVIIPSGTKPFVQFFWNELQEGNSFLPKMTIRYKQNVNGQIFDKLKNVPIKYVTNGNGLTAVYPAASASITIVYDLSAITKALEEISEGDPNKNNYSIHQKILFNVAALDLPTSKYISSTSGNIDDLTVSVDVSDYSNIEGGFGLFGSYSSKAYTKLRFVQNYIESFGYNFIDEN is encoded by the coding sequence ATGAAACGATTAAACTCACTACTGCTTGTAATAATTATTTCGTTCTTATTTATTTCCTGCGAAGAAGACTTCAATCCTTATGGTGATTATGTTGAACGATTTGCTTTTACTTGCATTCTGAAAAATGATCAACAATATCAGTCCGCAACTCTTTTCCGAAGTTACCGACCTGATGGATTTGATCCGTCAACTTATACGGAAGATCCTTTTGTGGCTGGTGCTGATATTCGTGTCTGGTATAATGATTCGGTATTTGTTTTCAGAGATACATCTGTTGCAAGAATAGATACATCGCGTTATAAAACTCCGTTCAGGTATTATTACAATGATAAATTTTCTGTTGGAAGCAAAAAATCTGTCGAGCTTGAAGTATTACTTCCAAATGGCAAAAGACTTCGATCATCTACAGTCTCTCCCGGTCAAGTTAATTTTGATGATGATAGTGATGTTATTATTCCTTCCGGTACTAAACCGTTCGTACAATTTTTCTGGAATGAACTTCAGGAGGGAAATTCTTTTTTACCAAAAATGACGATAAGATATAAGCAGAATGTTAACGGACAGATTTTTGATAAATTGAAAAATGTGCCAATTAAGTATGTGACTAATGGAAACGGTCTTACAGCAGTTTATCCGGCAGCATCTGCATCAATCACGATTGTATATGACCTCTCAGCTATTACTAAAGCTCTTGAAGAAATTTCAGAAGGAGATCCGAACAAGAATAACTATTCGATTCACCAGAAAATACTTTTTAATGTAGCAGCGCTTGATTTACCGACTTCAAAGTATATTTCTTCAACAAGCGGAAATATTGATGACCTGACAGTTAGCGTTGATGTTTCAGATTACTCAAATATTGAAGGCGGATTCGGATTATTTGGTTCATATTCAAGTAAGGCTTATACAAAGTTAAGGTTTGTGCAAAACTATATTGAATCATTCGGCTATAATTTTATTGATGAAAATTAA
- a CDS encoding TonB-dependent receptor translates to MRVQGFSYLFILIVILTLIPTRLILPQQTGNLRGFVTDSTNGEALVFCNVFLKEINLGASTNERGMYLIKSIPSGKEYEVTVSYVGYKTRLVKIFVEPTDVTQLDVKLQPLSVELQTIEKVGEKVIRENSTDISLERISVKEIEIQPKGVETDIFRSLQYIPGVSTTGDVTAKFYVRGGSGDQNQILLNGVEIYNPFHSLGLFSVIDPDMINSIEFYKGGFTSQYSGRVSSVMDVVSKDGNKNRLGFKGGLSFLTAKGLLEGPIPNGSFMITGRMSYDNDVLKKFFNEETVPIDFYDLSFKLNYSSEDIFENAKFAVFGFLSNDNVDYQDPFREQFKWNNNVFGFEWLQIYDVPLFSRLGISLSSFEGEVIPNLSSLKPRYNEVKDFTITFDMNAVYDNRDEIGLGLKLKTIDTKFQQTNFVGIQSNLEKFAGNLSLYGKYKFLQWKNFGLDAGTRFNVTGLSSKGGGVFEPRVSLTYRFHPLIGFKAAWGIYQQEMLTVSDESEIISIFDPWIITPDYLNPARSIHYIAGLDFDLIRGIHFSVEGYYKITHYIPIVNDKKFTVADPDLLSGTGEAYGSEFSLNYSLDPLNVTASYSLSWAYKEVNDWLYYPKYDARHSGNIIVELNFGDGWIASSIWNFSSGYPFTEMIGFYDKYFLTNLYGSGQFSGEFNPYSYLGDKNLGRLPAYHRLDLSLIKRLTLFYVNIELGASAINVYDRNNIFYFDRDTGEIVNMLPFMITATLKVEI, encoded by the coding sequence ATGCGGGTTCAAGGGTTTTCTTATCTCTTTATTCTTATTGTAATTCTGACTCTGATTCCAACCAGATTAATTCTTCCACAGCAAACCGGAAATCTACGCGGTTTTGTGACTGATTCAACTAATGGCGAAGCTCTTGTTTTCTGTAATGTTTTCCTTAAGGAAATAAACTTAGGAGCTTCAACTAATGAAAGAGGAATGTATCTGATCAAATCAATTCCTTCCGGTAAAGAATATGAAGTTACAGTTTCTTATGTTGGATATAAAACCAGACTTGTCAAAATATTTGTTGAGCCAACAGATGTCACCCAACTAGATGTAAAACTTCAGCCATTAAGTGTTGAACTGCAGACAATAGAAAAGGTTGGTGAAAAAGTTATCCGCGAAAACTCAACCGATATTAGTCTTGAAAGAATTTCAGTAAAAGAAATTGAAATCCAGCCCAAAGGAGTTGAAACAGATATTTTCAGATCGCTCCAATATATTCCCGGAGTCAGCACAACAGGTGATGTTACAGCAAAGTTTTATGTTCGTGGCGGAAGTGGAGATCAAAACCAGATTTTACTTAACGGAGTTGAGATTTATAATCCATTTCACTCACTTGGATTGTTCAGCGTTATTGATCCTGATATGATAAACAGTATTGAGTTTTATAAAGGTGGTTTTACTTCTCAATACAGCGGAAGAGTTTCATCTGTGATGGATGTTGTTTCAAAAGACGGAAATAAAAACAGACTCGGATTTAAAGGTGGTCTTAGTTTTCTAACTGCCAAAGGTTTGTTGGAGGGTCCGATTCCAAATGGTTCTTTTATGATTACTGGAAGAATGAGTTATGATAACGATGTGCTTAAAAAATTTTTTAATGAAGAGACCGTCCCGATTGATTTTTACGATCTTTCATTCAAATTAAACTATAGCAGCGAAGATATTTTTGAGAATGCAAAATTTGCTGTTTTCGGATTTTTGTCCAATGATAATGTTGATTACCAGGATCCGTTCAGAGAACAATTCAAATGGAATAATAATGTGTTCGGATTTGAGTGGCTTCAGATTTATGATGTACCATTATTCTCAAGACTTGGTATTTCACTCAGTTCATTTGAAGGTGAAGTGATACCAAACCTCAGCAGTCTTAAACCACGATACAATGAAGTAAAGGATTTTACTATCACTTTTGACATGAATGCTGTTTATGATAACCGTGATGAAATTGGATTGGGACTTAAACTAAAAACGATTGATACAAAATTCCAGCAAACAAACTTTGTTGGTATTCAAAGTAATCTTGAAAAGTTTGCCGGTAATCTTAGCCTTTATGGTAAATATAAATTCCTGCAGTGGAAAAATTTCGGGCTAGATGCAGGAACGAGATTTAATGTTACAGGTTTAAGCAGTAAGGGCGGTGGAGTTTTCGAACCGCGCGTCAGTTTAACTTACAGATTCCATCCTTTAATCGGATTTAAAGCGGCATGGGGAATTTATCAACAGGAAATGTTAACAGTCTCTGACGAAAGCGAAATTATATCCATATTCGATCCATGGATTATTACACCGGACTATTTGAATCCTGCAAGATCAATTCATTATATCGCCGGATTGGATTTTGATTTAATAAGGGGAATACATTTTTCTGTTGAAGGCTATTATAAGATTACACATTACATCCCTATAGTCAACGATAAGAAATTTACTGTTGCAGATCCTGATTTGTTATCCGGTACAGGCGAAGCTTACGGTTCAGAGTTTTCACTGAATTATAGTCTTGATCCATTAAATGTAACTGCATCTTATTCATTAAGCTGGGCGTACAAAGAAGTTAATGATTGGCTTTATTATCCTAAATATGATGCAAGACATTCAGGCAATATTATAGTTGAATTAAATTTTGGTGATGGCTGGATTGCAAGTTCAATCTGGAATTTTAGTTCCGGTTATCCATTTACCGAGATGATTGGTTTTTATGATAAATATTTTTTAACTAATCTTTATGGCAGCGGACAATTTAGCGGAGAGTTTAATCCATATTCCTATTTAGGCGATAAGAATCTTGGAAGATTACCTGCATATCATCGTCTTGATCTCAGCTTGATAAAAAGACTTACTCTTTTTTATGTTAATATTGAACTTGGTGCCAGCGCAATAAATGTTTACGATCGAAATAATATTTTTTACTTCGACAGGGACACAGGTGAAATAGTTAATATGCTGCCTTTCATGATAACTGCTACTCTGAAGGTTGAGATATGA
- a CDS encoding FtsX-like permease family protein: MKIPLKYIVRNFKTRKLTTIITIAGIALVVLVFTAVLMMAYGVQKTLVATGSSDNVKIVRKSAVGEIMSIIDGETQNVIRTLPHIAKSSDGSDIISAEPVVVITLDILSGGMSNITVRGVSPEVYQLRPQIKIIEGRTFSFGTRELIVGESIPKKFKGAEVGESIKIAGDYWKIVGKFTTDGSGFDSELWCDALQLLSAFNRGSSVSSITIKLDDANNFQAFKKAFESDKRLEQFEVKTEKKFYEEQSELLAGFIRILGIFITIIFSFGAVIGAMITMYAAVANRTVEIGTLRALGFKRRSILAAFLMESLIIALIGGGIGILLSSFLSFFSISTLNWGSWSELEFGFALSPVIIIAAIIFAILMGIVGGFLPSVRASRLKIVDALRAG, from the coding sequence ATGAAAATTCCATTAAAATATATTGTGAGAAATTTTAAAACCAGAAAACTCACTACAATTATTACAATTGCTGGTATTGCATTAGTAGTTCTTGTTTTTACGGCAGTCTTGATGATGGCGTATGGAGTTCAGAAAACACTGGTTGCTACCGGATCATCTGACAATGTGAAGATAGTTAGAAAATCTGCTGTCGGTGAAATCATGAGCATAATTGATGGCGAAACTCAAAATGTAATCCGTACGCTTCCTCATATTGCAAAGTCTTCTGATGGCAGTGATATTATTTCCGCTGAACCGGTGGTAGTAATTACACTCGATATTCTTTCCGGTGGAATGAGCAATATTACTGTTCGCGGTGTTTCACCTGAAGTTTATCAATTGCGTCCTCAAATAAAAATTATTGAGGGCAGAACTTTTAGTTTCGGTACGCGTGAATTAATTGTTGGCGAATCTATTCCAAAGAAATTTAAAGGTGCAGAAGTTGGTGAATCAATTAAAATTGCCGGCGATTATTGGAAGATAGTTGGAAAATTTACTACAGACGGCAGTGGTTTCGATTCAGAATTGTGGTGCGATGCTTTACAGCTTTTAAGCGCATTTAACCGGGGAAGCAGTGTTTCTTCTATCACTATAAAACTTGACGATGCGAATAATTTTCAGGCATTTAAAAAAGCCTTTGAATCAGATAAACGGCTGGAACAATTTGAAGTTAAAACAGAAAAGAAATTTTATGAAGAACAGTCTGAACTGCTTGCAGGTTTTATAAGAATTCTTGGAATTTTTATAACGATAATTTTTAGTTTCGGTGCCGTTATCGGAGCAATGATTACAATGTATGCAGCGGTTGCAAACCGGACAGTCGAAATCGGGACACTGAGAGCATTAGGATTCAAACGCAGAAGTATTCTCGCTGCATTTTTAATGGAGTCATTAATTATTGCGTTGATTGGCGGCGGTATTGGAATTCTTCTTTCATCATTCCTGTCATTTTTCTCAATATCAACTTTAAACTGGGGTTCCTGGTCTGAACTTGAATTTGGATTTGCGCTTTCTCCTGTTATCATTATCGCTGCAATTATTTTTGCAATTCTTATGGGGATAGTCGGTGGATTTTTGCCATCAGTCAGAGCATCAAGATTGAAAATTGTTGATGCATTGAGGGCCGGATAA
- a CDS encoding ABC transporter permease gives MKILKLILKNPLRHKLRTVLTILGIAIAVIAFGLLRTVVTAWYVGVEGASANRLITRQAVSFIFPLPYSYRDKIAQVDGIEIVTFANWFGGVYIDKNQFFARIAADAQTIFDVYSEFLISKEELETFKKERNACVLGEAIAKQYNLKIGDVMTLEGDIYPGTWDFVVRGIYRPRDKTTDASQMIFHWDYVNERMKEEMPTRAGDVGWYIEKINDPSKSAMISEKIDALFKNSPAETITETERAFQQGFLSSTSAIITSMNIMSFVIIGIIMLVLGNTMIMSARERTREYAVFKALGFSGKHLTGLIMGESLFISALGGGLGLFLTFPIVAIFEQFIPKGMFPVFQIEPITIILAVTSAIVIGIAAAIFPIQRALTTKIIDGFRFVG, from the coding sequence ATGAAAATTTTAAAATTAATTTTAAAAAATCCTCTCAGGCATAAACTAAGAACAGTACTTACTATTCTCGGAATAGCTATTGCAGTGATTGCATTCGGACTTCTGCGAACAGTTGTAACAGCCTGGTATGTAGGAGTTGAAGGAGCTTCCGCAAACCGTTTAATAACCCGTCAGGCAGTATCTTTTATATTTCCTCTCCCTTATTCATACAGAGATAAAATTGCTCAGGTTGATGGTATAGAGATAGTAACATTTGCAAACTGGTTCGGCGGAGTGTATATAGATAAGAACCAGTTCTTCGCAAGAATAGCTGCTGATGCTCAAACTATTTTTGATGTTTATTCGGAATTCTTAATCAGCAAAGAAGAACTTGAAACATTTAAGAAGGAAAGAAATGCCTGTGTACTCGGTGAAGCAATTGCTAAACAGTATAATCTGAAAATCGGTGATGTAATGACACTCGAAGGAGATATTTATCCGGGCACTTGGGATTTTGTGGTTCGTGGAATATACAGACCAAGAGATAAAACTACCGATGCTTCACAGATGATCTTTCATTGGGATTACGTAAATGAAAGAATGAAAGAAGAAATGCCCACAAGAGCCGGAGATGTAGGCTGGTATATTGAAAAAATTAATGACCCTTCTAAATCAGCAATGATTTCTGAAAAGATTGATGCGTTGTTTAAAAATTCTCCGGCTGAAACTATAACTGAAACTGAAAGAGCATTCCAGCAAGGATTTCTTTCATCAACAAGTGCTATTATAACTTCAATGAATATTATGTCCTTTGTTATCATCGGAATAATAATGCTGGTTCTTGGAAACACTATGATTATGTCTGCGCGTGAACGAACAAGAGAGTATGCTGTATTTAAAGCGCTTGGTTTTTCTGGTAAACATCTTACAGGATTGATTATGGGTGAATCTCTTTTTATCTCTGCACTTGGTGGAGGATTAGGATTGTTTTTAACATTTCCTATTGTTGCAATATTCGAGCAGTTCATTCCAAAAGGAATGTTCCCGGTATTTCAGATTGAACCAATTACTATAATACTTGCTGTTACTTCCGCAATAGTAATTGGAATCGCTGCTGCAATTTTCCCGATTCAGCGTGCATTAACTACAAAAATAATTGATGGCTTCAGGTTTGTTGGATAA
- a CDS encoding ABC transporter ATP-binding protein translates to MSAIIQVQNVSKSYWRDSFEVPVLNNLSINVEQGEFLALMGPSGSGKTTLLNLIAGIDQPSNGSIIVDGTDISTLGESALAKWRSAKIGFVFQFCNLIPVLSAYENVELPLLLTHLSKAERKQHVETALGIVGLGDRMHHSPKQLSGGQEQRVAIARAIVTDPVIIVADEPTGDLDKNSAEEILTLMERLNKEFHKTIVIVTHDPHAAARARIIRHLEKGDLIPA, encoded by the coding sequence ATGTCAGCGATAATTCAGGTTCAAAATGTTTCTAAATCATATTGGAGAGATAGTTTTGAAGTTCCGGTTCTTAACAATCTTTCGATAAATGTTGAGCAAGGAGAATTTCTTGCATTGATGGGTCCTTCCGGTTCAGGAAAAACTACATTACTTAATTTGATTGCAGGTATAGATCAACCTTCAAATGGAAGCATAATAGTAGATGGAACAGATATTTCAACTTTGGGTGAATCAGCATTAGCAAAATGGCGATCAGCAAAGATTGGTTTCGTATTTCAGTTCTGTAATCTAATACCGGTTCTTTCCGCATACGAGAATGTTGAACTTCCTCTACTACTCACTCATCTTTCAAAAGCGGAACGTAAACAACACGTTGAAACTGCACTGGGAATTGTTGGACTTGGAGATCGGATGCATCATTCACCTAAACAACTTTCAGGTGGGCAGGAACAGCGAGTTGCAATTGCTCGTGCAATCGTTACCGATCCGGTTATAATAGTTGCTGATGAACCGACTGGTGATCTAGATAAAAATTCTGCCGAAGAAATTTTAACTCTTATGGAAAGATTAAATAAAGAATTTCATAAAACGATTGTGATTGTTACTCATGATCCGCATGCTGCAGCCAGAGCAAGGATAATCCGTCATCTCGAAAAAGGTGATTTAATTCCTGCTTAA
- a CDS encoding efflux RND transporter periplasmic adaptor subunit, with amino-acid sequence METKTADLSSLKIDRSTKSDKPSNKGKYIVTIIVALAIIAAIIILYPIVFSKTIEVKLTSVMLQSTAQTSAVLTASGYVVAQRQASVSSKGTGVMVYLGVVEGDKVKKGQIIARLDDRDIQAQLDEAKSGLQLYQAQLNEVQNSYNREKELFSRGLSSQQNLDQAETTYNMLLANIEIAKARIQEAEVSLENMIIRAPFDGTVLTKNAEVGEIVAPFGASTTSRAAVVTIADMNSLMIEADVSESNIDRIKTYQDCEIVLDAYPQKSYPGYVFKIVPTADRSKATVMVKVGFKEYDSRVLPEMSAKVSFLSQPIDAKMLSEEKYLVVQTSTIRQENGSSVVYKVDNDTAVPVEIKTGRSIGNYTEVISGLEAGDSVIGKITDEIKAGTKVKIVQ; translated from the coding sequence ATGGAAACGAAGACTGCCGATTTGTCTTCCTTAAAAATAGATCGTTCAACCAAAAGTGATAAGCCATCAAACAAAGGTAAGTACATTGTCACAATTATAGTCGCGCTTGCAATAATTGCAGCAATTATAATTTTATATCCAATCGTTTTCTCAAAAACAATTGAAGTTAAACTAACTTCTGTGATGCTGCAATCAACCGCACAGACGAGTGCAGTATTAACTGCCAGCGGTTATGTTGTTGCACAACGGCAGGCTTCAGTCAGTTCAAAAGGTACCGGTGTTATGGTTTATTTGGGAGTAGTCGAAGGCGACAAAGTAAAAAAAGGACAAATAATTGCCAGGCTTGACGACAGGGATATTCAAGCTCAACTCGACGAAGCAAAGTCAGGTCTCCAGCTTTATCAAGCGCAATTGAATGAAGTTCAAAATAGTTACAATCGTGAAAAAGAACTTTTCTCACGAGGACTTTCTTCACAACAAAATCTTGATCAGGCAGAAACAACTTACAATATGCTGCTGGCAAATATAGAAATTGCTAAAGCCAGAATTCAGGAAGCAGAAGTTTCTCTGGAGAATATGATAATCCGTGCCCCGTTCGATGGAACTGTTCTTACAAAAAACGCTGAAGTTGGCGAAATCGTGGCTCCGTTTGGTGCAAGTACTACTTCACGTGCTGCTGTGGTTACTATTGCTGATATGAATTCACTGATGATTGAAGCTGATGTTTCTGAATCAAATATTGATCGGATAAAAACATATCAGGATTGTGAAATTGTTCTGGATGCTTACCCACAAAAAAGTTATCCCGGATATGTTTTTAAAATCGTTCCGACTGCTGATCGTTCAAAAGCTACTGTTATGGTTAAAGTTGGATTTAAAGAATACGACTCCAGAGTTTTACCTGAAATGAGTGCAAAAGTTTCATTTTTATCTCAACCGATTGATGCTAAAATGTTAAGTGAAGAAAAATATTTAGTTGTTCAAACATCTACTATCAGACAGGAAAATGGTTCATCGGTAGTTTATAAAGTTGATAACGATACAGCGGTACCAGTCGAGATTAAAACCGGCAGAAGTATTGGAAATTATACTGAGGTTATTTCCGGACTTGAAGCAGGTGATTCTGTAATTGGAAAAATTACTGATGAAATAAAAGCGGGAACTAAAGTAAAGATAGTGCAATAA
- a CDS encoding dicarboxylate/amino acid:cation symporter → MKLHSKILLGLLIGLILGLGCNLFVTDKDLLKWIVENISYPIGQIFIRMIFMIVIPLIFTAIVLGLADFRDIHKIGVVGLKTLMFTIVITAVSVIIGLVIVNLVQPGTGISPESRTELMNSLTSNQSVSSIIKTAEESKSFVQIILDLIPRNPFVDIVYAFDPNYRGGGLLALMFFSLIFGIAMAMSPQEKIQGLTFTLQGIYDVLMKIIGYAMKLAPIGVAGLIFSTTSQLGFKIVSILSLYVLAVLAALAIHFLVTYGVIIKYALKKNPVEFFKQISEVMITAFSTSSSNATLPTTIRNSIDNLKIDKDIANFVLTVGSTANQNGTALYEGMTVLFLAQFYGIELTLVQQLLVVFLSILAGIGTAGVPGGSLPLVIMVLITVGIPAEGIGIILGVDRILDMSRTVVNVTGDVVLAGWIDTTERNKRNEFS, encoded by the coding sequence ATGAAACTTCATTCTAAAATACTGCTTGGGCTTCTTATTGGATTAATCCTCGGATTGGGCTGCAATCTTTTTGTCACTGATAAAGACTTGTTAAAATGGATTGTAGAAAATATTTCGTACCCGATTGGGCAAATTTTTATCAGGATGATTTTTATGATAGTCATCCCTTTGATATTTACTGCTATTGTTCTTGGTTTGGCAGATTTCAGAGATATACATAAAATCGGTGTTGTAGGATTAAAAACTCTTATGTTCACGATTGTTATTACAGCAGTCTCTGTAATTATCGGATTAGTAATTGTAAATCTGGTTCAGCCAGGTACGGGCATTTCGCCTGAAAGCAGAACAGAGTTAATGAATTCACTAACTTCAAATCAATCCGTATCCTCTATTATTAAAACTGCAGAGGAGTCAAAAAGTTTTGTGCAAATTATTTTAGATCTGATCCCTCGAAATCCTTTTGTCGATATTGTATATGCATTCGACCCAAATTACCGCGGAGGTGGTTTGCTGGCGCTTATGTTTTTTTCATTGATATTTGGAATTGCTATGGCGATGAGTCCACAAGAAAAAATCCAGGGATTGACTTTCACGTTGCAAGGAATTTATGATGTACTTATGAAAATAATTGGTTACGCGATGAAGTTAGCACCAATCGGTGTTGCCGGATTAATTTTTTCTACAACTTCTCAGCTTGGATTTAAAATTGTATCAATCCTCTCTTTATATGTTTTAGCGGTTCTTGCTGCTCTTGCAATCCATTTCTTAGTTACTTATGGTGTGATAATCAAATATGCACTTAAGAAAAATCCTGTCGAATTCTTCAAACAAATTTCCGAAGTGATGATAACAGCATTTTCAACAAGTTCATCTAATGCAACATTACCAACAACAATCAGAAACTCAATTGATAATCTGAAGATCGATAAAGACATCGCAAATTTTGTTTTAACAGTTGGCTCCACAGCAAATCAAAACGGCACTGCACTTTATGAAGGAATGACAGTCTTGTTTCTTGCACAATTCTATGGAATTGAACTAACACTTGTTCAACAGCTTCTTGTTGTGTTTTTATCTATCTTAGCCGGAATCGGAACTGCTGGTGTTCCCGGTGGTTCACTTCCATTAGTAATTATGGTATTGATTACAGTTGGTATTCCTGCAGAAGGAATAGGAATTATTCTTGGTGTTGATAGAATTCTTGATATGTCCCGAACAGTTGTGAATGTAACTGGTGATGTTGTTCTGGCAGGATGGATAGATACTACCGAAAGAAATAAGCGAAATGAATTTTCATAA